One Candidatus Omnitrophota bacterium genomic window, CCGGATAAAAACTATTACGCTGCGGCGCTGGGTGAATTGGGCGTTTTGCATGGGGCCTATACCGGCGGGGATTACGGCCGGAGTTTTGTTCTGTCGAAAAATTTTGCGGATAAGTTCCCTCGTTCGGCCTATCTGCCGTCCGCGGCCTGGATAGGCATTAAAAGCGGTCTCATAACCGGGCAGGATCATTCTTTTTTTCGTGAAGCTCTGCAAAAATTTGAGGGCCACGGCCAAAAAAAGGTTTTGGGATATGCACCTGCCGAAGACAGGAAGAGCGAGACGTCCTCGGCGAAGAACGCTGAATATGTTTTTGTGGATCTGCCCGGTGTTGCCGCCCAGAGGGATTATCTGATTGAGAATAATGTGGTCTCCGCAAAAGACTGCGCTCTTGTGGAAGCGGGCGATGAGATGCGGAATCTTCTGAGATATCCCCGGGAGCTGCTGAAAGATTTCATGGGGCCGCTCGCGGGGCTGGGGAATGGTTCAATTTGTTTTTACGGCTCCGGTAATTACCATCATCTGGCGTATTACCTTATTAAAAATTTTCAAAGGGACATCACTGTCGTTGTTTTTGACGCGCACACGGATTACCGCCGGGGCAGTGAT contains:
- a CDS encoding arginase family protein, which translates into the protein MIFVRNLSLVFVVFLMGLFCSDGCRTPDKNYYAAALGELGVLHGAYTGGDYGRSFVLSKNFADKFPRSAYLPSAAWIGIKSGLITGQDHSFFREALQKFEGHGQKKVLGYAPAEDRKSETSSAKNAEYVFVDLPGVAAQRDYLIENNVVSAKDCALVEAGDEMRNLLRYPRELLKDFMGPLAGLGNGSICFYGSGNYHHLAYYLIKNFQRDITVVVFDAHTDYRRGSDDIFDCGSWVRALMEQKNVKKVILIGINTDKKWFYENNAFRFPEDALILQQGDARSVYMGKFRRLRLENMESPLVIPTKDVYISVDMDLLAEAHATTDWGNGKVSLDQVASIIESIKRDHRIVGSDICALSELPDAKSLESLGRIVQAIGGSGLDM